In a genomic window of Myxococcus fulvus:
- a CDS encoding valine--tRNA ligase, which yields MTDTTELSKAYEPTEVEARLYAFWLERDYFRAAATSDKPAFSIVLPPPNVTGSLHIGHALTATIQDILTRWKRMSGHNALWLPGTDHAGIATQMVVEKELKKTEGKSRHDLGREKFLERVWTWKGKYGARIGEQHRYLGASLDWSRERFTMDDQSSAAVREVFVRLYEEGLMYRAQKLINWCPSCRTALSDLEVEHEEKNGSIWHIRYPIKDSERTLTVATTRPETMLGDTAVAIHPEDERYLGLAGQMVVLPLTGREIPIIADAELVDPKFGTGVVKVTPAHDFNDYQTGLRHKLPMLTILDEAARMTKDTGKYAGMDRFEARKAVLADLQEQGLLEKEEPHKLNVGTCQRCVSVVEPRLSPQWFIKIEPLARPAIEAVEQGRTKFVPESWTNTYFHWMRNIHDWCVSRQLWWGHQIPAYYCTSCSPRQGDDTDLPLDAPTVKVGGVDFARAEPIVSRGTPESCPKCGGKSFIQDSDVLDTWFSSALWPFSTLGWPQDTAELKTFYPTSVMETGHDIIFFWVARMMMMGLHFMGDVPFRTVYLHAMVRDEKGEKMSKVKGNVIDPLDVILGAKPEALNATLKNKFPQGMPAFGADALRFTLASLTQQGRDIKLSMDRLAGYKAFCNKLWNASRFALMNMGGGYQYDGRSPKELPLTLADRWILSRLQRATTEARASLEVYGFAEAASTLYQFLWAELCDWYIELSKPSLYGDDATAKDTTRAVLVYALDRVLRLMHPFMPFITEEIWQKLPMSRPTESIMIASYPEPDAALVDEAAESEMAPVIAAIEGLRTIRGESNLPPATKLKAVVQSPDARTRELLERWRGYLLPLAGLSDVQVGPPGAKPPQAAAFVATNLEIYVPLAGLIDLDAERDRLRKEIARAEQEAASVLRKLDNPNFVAKAPPDVVEKDRARVEELKERKAKLEDHLQRIAPEPSMPENLPSESTTSPDEESASPSEPAQVKVAPSKQETGGVDLGQELKGEMGGDEGEVPQTDPQVQDALAKLREGTKEGLSPSDHHDLGVAYMSMGLVDDAMREFGKAKEGGDGREAPADAPKAEKKPKKAKAQADDGAPSATTFPPPTEAPAPVAKKAPAKKPAAPKPPPPGGVSAKKAGADVAPPGAELVVKAPAKKAPAKPADTAPAKKAGAKSAGKAPAKKAGAKSTGKAAAKKAGAKSTGKAAKKATGKAAAKKGATAKKSAGKASAKKAVGKAAKKGATAKKAPAKSAGKKTGGKATVKKASARKAAAKKVTRAKPSARAKARR from the coding sequence ATGACCGACACGACCGAACTGTCCAAGGCCTACGAGCCCACCGAGGTCGAGGCTCGCCTCTATGCCTTCTGGCTCGAGCGCGATTACTTCCGCGCCGCGGCGACCTCCGACAAGCCCGCCTTCTCCATCGTCCTGCCGCCGCCCAACGTCACGGGCAGCCTGCACATCGGCCACGCGCTCACCGCGACCATCCAGGACATCCTCACGCGCTGGAAGCGGATGAGCGGCCACAACGCGCTCTGGCTGCCGGGCACGGACCACGCCGGCATCGCCACGCAGATGGTGGTGGAGAAGGAGCTCAAGAAGACCGAGGGCAAGAGCCGCCACGACCTGGGCCGCGAGAAGTTCCTCGAGCGCGTCTGGACGTGGAAGGGCAAGTACGGCGCGCGCATCGGCGAGCAGCACCGCTACCTGGGTGCGTCGCTGGACTGGAGCCGCGAGCGCTTCACCATGGACGACCAGTCGTCGGCCGCGGTGCGCGAGGTCTTCGTCCGGCTGTACGAAGAGGGCCTGATGTACCGGGCCCAGAAGCTCATCAACTGGTGTCCCTCGTGCCGCACGGCGCTGAGCGACCTGGAAGTCGAGCACGAGGAGAAGAACGGCTCCATCTGGCACATCCGCTATCCCATCAAGGACAGCGAGCGCACGCTCACCGTGGCGACGACGCGCCCGGAGACGATGCTGGGCGACACCGCCGTGGCCATCCACCCGGAGGACGAGCGCTACCTGGGGCTCGCGGGTCAGATGGTGGTCCTGCCGCTGACGGGCCGCGAGATTCCCATCATCGCGGACGCGGAGCTGGTGGACCCGAAGTTCGGCACCGGCGTGGTGAAGGTCACGCCCGCGCACGACTTCAACGACTACCAGACGGGCCTGCGGCACAAGCTGCCGATGCTCACCATCCTGGATGAAGCGGCCCGGATGACGAAGGACACCGGCAAGTACGCCGGCATGGACCGCTTCGAGGCGCGCAAGGCGGTGCTCGCGGACCTGCAGGAGCAGGGGCTCCTGGAGAAGGAGGAGCCGCACAAGCTGAACGTGGGCACCTGTCAGCGCTGCGTCTCCGTGGTGGAGCCGCGCCTGTCGCCGCAGTGGTTCATCAAGATCGAGCCGCTGGCGCGTCCGGCGATCGAGGCGGTGGAGCAGGGCCGCACGAAGTTCGTCCCCGAGTCGTGGACGAACACGTACTTCCACTGGATGCGCAACATCCACGACTGGTGCGTCAGCCGCCAGCTGTGGTGGGGCCACCAGATTCCCGCGTACTACTGCACGTCGTGCAGCCCCCGTCAGGGTGACGACACCGACCTCCCGTTGGATGCCCCGACGGTGAAGGTGGGCGGCGTGGACTTCGCTCGCGCGGAGCCCATCGTCTCGCGCGGGACGCCGGAGTCGTGCCCCAAGTGCGGCGGCAAGAGCTTCATCCAGGACTCCGACGTGCTGGACACCTGGTTCTCGTCCGCGCTCTGGCCCTTCTCCACGCTGGGCTGGCCGCAGGACACGGCGGAGCTGAAGACCTTCTATCCGACGTCCGTCATGGAGACGGGCCACGACATCATCTTCTTCTGGGTCGCCCGGATGATGATGATGGGCCTGCACTTCATGGGCGATGTGCCCTTCCGCACCGTGTACCTGCACGCGATGGTGCGCGACGAGAAGGGCGAGAAGATGTCCAAGGTGAAGGGGAACGTCATCGACCCCCTGGACGTCATCCTCGGCGCCAAGCCCGAGGCGCTCAACGCGACGCTGAAGAACAAGTTCCCGCAGGGCATGCCCGCGTTCGGCGCGGACGCGCTGCGCTTCACGCTCGCCTCGCTCACCCAGCAGGGCCGCGACATCAAGCTGTCGATGGACCGGCTCGCCGGCTACAAGGCGTTCTGCAACAAGCTGTGGAACGCCAGCCGCTTCGCCCTGATGAACATGGGCGGCGGGTACCAGTACGACGGCCGCTCGCCGAAGGAGCTGCCGCTGACGCTGGCGGACCGGTGGATCCTCTCGCGCCTGCAGCGTGCGACGACGGAGGCCCGTGCGTCGCTGGAGGTCTACGGCTTCGCGGAGGCCGCCTCCACGCTCTACCAGTTCCTCTGGGCGGAGCTGTGCGACTGGTACATCGAGCTGTCGAAGCCGTCACTGTACGGCGACGACGCGACGGCGAAGGACACCACGCGCGCGGTGCTGGTGTACGCGTTGGACCGCGTGCTGCGGCTGATGCACCCGTTCATGCCCTTCATCACCGAGGAGATCTGGCAGAAGCTGCCGATGTCCCGGCCGACGGAGAGCATCATGATTGCCTCCTACCCGGAGCCGGACGCGGCGCTGGTGGACGAGGCGGCCGAGTCGGAGATGGCGCCGGTCATCGCGGCCATCGAGGGGCTGCGCACCATCCGCGGTGAGAGCAACCTGCCGCCGGCCACCAAGCTGAAGGCCGTGGTGCAGAGCCCGGATGCGCGCACGCGCGAGCTGCTCGAGCGGTGGCGGGGCTACCTGCTGCCGCTGGCCGGCCTGTCCGACGTCCAGGTGGGCCCGCCGGGCGCCAAGCCTCCCCAGGCCGCGGCCTTCGTGGCGACGAACCTGGAGATCTACGTTCCGCTGGCCGGTCTCATCGACCTGGACGCGGAGCGGGACCGGCTGCGCAAGGAGATTGCCCGCGCCGAGCAGGAAGCGGCCAGCGTCCTTCGCAAGCTCGACAACCCCAACTTCGTGGCCAAGGCGCCTCCGGACGTGGTGGAGAAAGATCGCGCCCGCGTGGAGGAGTTGAAGGAGCGCAAGGCCAAGCTCGAAGATCACCTGCAGCGGATTGCCCCGGAGCCCTCCATGCCCGAGAACCTGCCGTCCGAGAGCACCACGAGTCCTGACGAGGAGAGTGCCTCCCCCTCCGAGCCGGCCCAGGTGAAGGTCGCCCCGTCGAAGCAAGAGACGGGCGGCGTCGACCTGGGCCAGGAACTGAAGGGTGAGATGGGAGGGGACGAGGGCGAGGTGCCCCAGACGGACCCCCAGGTCCAGGACGCGCTCGCCAAGCTGCGCGAGGGGACGAAGGAGGGGCTGTCTCCCTCGGACCACCACGACCTGGGCGTCGCGTACATGAGCATGGGGCTCGTGGATGACGCGATGCGCGAGTTCGGCAAGGCGAAGGAGGGCGGCGATGGCCGCGAGGCTCCCGCCGATGCTCCCAAGGCCGAGAAGAAGCCCAAGAAGGCCAAGGCGCAGGCCGATGACGGGGCTCCCAGCGCGACCACGTTCCCGCCTCCGACGGAGGCCCCGGCCCCTGTCGCCAAGAAGGCTCCGGCGAAGAAGCCCGCCGCGCCCAAGCCCCCGCCTCCGGGTGGAGTGTCGGCGAAGAAGGCCGGCGCGGACGTGGCGCCTCCGGGCGCGGAGCTCGTGGTGAAGGCCCCGGCGAAGAAGGCCCCCGCGAAGCCCGCGGACACGGCTCCGGCGAAGAAGGCCGGGGCGAAGTCGGCGGGCAAGGCTCCGGCCAAGAAGGCTGGCGCGAAGTCCACGGGCAAGGCCGCTGCGAAGAAGGCCGGCGCGAAGTCCACGGGCAAGGCCGCCAAGAAGGCGACGGGCAAGGCCGCCGCGAAGAAGGGCGCCACGGCGAAGAAGTCCGCCGGCAAGGCCTCCGCGAAGAAGGCCGTGGGCAAGGCCGCGAAGAAGGGCGCCACGGCGAAGAAGGCCCCCGCGAAGTCGGCGGGCAAGAAGACGGGTGGCAAGGCCACCGTGAAGAAGGCTTCCGCCCGGAAGGCGGCGGCCAAGAAGGTCACCCGGGCGAAGCCCTCGGCACGGGCGAAGGCCCGGCGGTAG
- a CDS encoding response regulator, with protein MPKNLLVADDSLTIRKVIGMIFATEDFQVTAVDNGLDAISRSRELRPDVVLADVMMPGKSGYEVCEALKNDPATQGIPVMLLAGTFEAFDENRARAARADDHITKPFESQVLLDKVKALVGQKSNTLPASIATQVIRPSAAPAVPQPAPAAPPMAARPGVPPAPGARPPGPGMPPGPGAPRPPGPGMPPGMARPPGPGMPPGPGAPRPPGPGMPPGPGMARPPGPGMPPGPGAPRPPGPGMPPGAVGRPGVPPPPGAPAPGMPPRPGMPPGPGAPGMAGRPGAPGPGMPGGLPRPPGATPLPPIAGGGATQPAARNRDPFGLGAPAAPVAAQPAISIEDSLPDTSGAEEISLDIGGPPTAPAPAARPAATARPTSSDGGEALLREALSKASREVIEKIAWEVVPQLAETIIREELERLIKDRETQH; from the coding sequence ATGCCCAAGAATCTGCTGGTCGCCGATGACTCGCTCACCATCCGCAAGGTGATCGGCATGATCTTCGCGACCGAGGACTTTCAGGTGACCGCGGTCGACAACGGGCTGGACGCCATCTCGCGCAGCCGCGAGCTGCGTCCGGACGTCGTCCTGGCCGACGTGATGATGCCGGGCAAGAGCGGCTACGAGGTCTGCGAGGCGCTGAAGAACGACCCGGCCACCCAGGGCATCCCGGTGATGCTGCTGGCGGGCACCTTCGAGGCCTTCGACGAGAACCGCGCCCGCGCCGCCCGCGCCGACGACCACATCACCAAGCCCTTCGAGAGCCAGGTGCTGCTCGACAAGGTGAAGGCGCTGGTGGGCCAGAAGTCCAACACCCTGCCGGCCTCCATCGCCACGCAGGTGATTCGTCCCTCCGCCGCGCCCGCCGTGCCGCAGCCGGCCCCCGCCGCGCCTCCCATGGCCGCCCGTCCGGGCGTGCCGCCGGCGCCGGGTGCGCGTCCTCCTGGCCCCGGGATGCCGCCGGGCCCTGGCGCTCCGCGTCCTCCGGGTCCCGGGATGCCGCCGGGCATGGCGCGTCCTCCTGGCCCTGGCATGCCGCCGGGTCCTGGCGCTCCGCGTCCTCCGGGTCCGGGCATGCCGCCGGGTCCTGGCATGGCGCGTCCTCCTGGCCCCGGGATGCCGCCGGGTCCTGGCGCTCCGCGTCCTCCGGGTCCGGGCATGCCGCCGGGCGCCGTGGGCCGTCCGGGTGTACCGCCTCCGCCGGGGGCTCCCGCGCCGGGCATGCCGCCGCGTCCGGGGATGCCGCCGGGGCCTGGGGCTCCGGGCATGGCCGGTCGTCCGGGTGCTCCCGGGCCGGGCATGCCGGGTGGGCTGCCCCGTCCGCCGGGCGCCACGCCGCTGCCTCCCATCGCGGGTGGCGGGGCGACGCAGCCGGCGGCTCGCAACCGGGATCCGTTCGGCCTGGGGGCTCCGGCGGCGCCGGTGGCCGCTCAGCCGGCCATCAGCATCGAGGACTCGCTGCCGGACACCAGCGGCGCCGAGGAGATCTCCCTCGACATCGGTGGTCCGCCGACGGCGCCCGCTCCGGCGGCCCGTCCGGCCGCCACGGCGCGTCCCACGTCGTCGGATGGGGGCGAGGCCCTGCTTCGCGAGGCGCTGTCCAAGGCGTCGCGCGAGGTCATCGAGAAGATTGCCTGGGAGGTCGTACCGCAGCTGGCGGAGACCATCATCCGAGAGGAGCTCGAGCGGCTCATCAAGGACCGAGAGACCCAGCACTGA
- a CDS encoding chemotaxis protein CheW yields the protein MSPFESGRRLCLLVEAGETRYAVEATSVMEVAMPGGNGSNLRGVLEVKDLAALLGGAPEPDAGMVVVLDVSPTLAVRVRSVVEVADVARAPFFLLPPGLADSLAPLSRGAVLHKERLYLELIAEALPHRVGPRSTPAPPRPVHWAESVPERALVFESQGRLFGMPLAFVSQVVERGEAFSVLPVQSGPVAGIFPHAQVLWPICSVPALLGTPPAPEPFFLLAELAGRHVGLTATRVLGVLQRFEPDETAGTFRVPGLAEPVLFLDLQRMFS from the coding sequence GTGTCGCCCTTCGAAAGCGGTCGCCGTCTCTGCTTGCTCGTCGAAGCCGGGGAGACCCGCTATGCCGTGGAAGCCACATCCGTCATGGAAGTGGCGATGCCCGGTGGCAATGGCAGCAACCTGCGAGGCGTGCTCGAGGTGAAGGACCTGGCGGCGCTGCTCGGCGGCGCGCCGGAGCCGGACGCGGGCATGGTGGTGGTGCTGGATGTGAGCCCCACGCTCGCGGTGCGAGTGCGCTCCGTGGTGGAGGTGGCGGACGTGGCGCGCGCGCCGTTCTTCCTGTTGCCGCCGGGGCTGGCGGACTCGCTGGCGCCCTTGAGCCGGGGCGCGGTGCTGCACAAGGAGCGGCTGTACCTGGAGCTCATCGCGGAGGCGCTGCCGCACCGGGTGGGCCCCCGCTCGACGCCTGCTCCCCCGCGCCCCGTGCACTGGGCCGAGTCCGTGCCCGAGCGGGCGCTGGTCTTCGAGTCACAGGGGCGGCTGTTCGGCATGCCCCTGGCCTTCGTGTCCCAGGTGGTGGAGCGGGGCGAGGCTTTCAGCGTGCTGCCCGTGCAGAGCGGGCCGGTCGCCGGTATCTTCCCGCATGCCCAGGTCCTGTGGCCCATCTGTTCGGTTCCGGCACTGCTCGGGACGCCCCCCGCGCCGGAGCCGTTCTTCCTCCTGGCGGAGCTGGCGGGACGTCACGTGGGGCTGACGGCCACGCGGGTGCTCGGAGTGCTGCAGCGCTTCGAGCCGGACGAGACGGCGGGGACCTTCCGGGTGCCCGGGTTGGCGGAGCCGGTGCTGTTCCTCGACCTGCAGCGCATGTTTTCTTGA
- a CDS encoding GGDEF domain-containing response regulator — MARILLVDDEKIARTLYGDYLTAVGHTVTAVATFLEARQALAADRFDAVVTDLILPGGDGMEVLRHVRERHPGVEVVVITGLDKVDPAVRAIKSGAAEYLVKPVAPEALQHAVRRALTTRELMQENASLRRHVALLEAGQRLATTLDREKLAVATTSALETMAHANGIVLLERDANLGLRAQGTRGLPEGTEEALVAWLREQLLHGKAPGDAEMLDVPFQRVSSFPAIESNTVLGHAVLFYSDARATDGGAEAAGYLVRNWALALRNLDRFAAVEDLAYVDDLTRLFNTRYLHLVLDREVQASIQTQRPFSLLFLDLDHFKSINDNHGHLVGSKLLVETARVVKGCVRDHDVVARYGGDEYVVLLRNTDSGGALKVAERIRRTMETHQFLAREGLSLKLSTCIGVASFPEHARDKATLLDLSDRAMYRGKRGTRNVVYMAAQDLEAPPAERRQGSSGT; from the coding sequence ATGGCGCGCATTCTCCTCGTCGACGACGAAAAGATCGCCCGCACCCTCTACGGCGACTACCTCACGGCCGTGGGCCACACCGTCACGGCGGTGGCCACGTTCCTGGAGGCCCGACAGGCGCTCGCCGCGGACCGGTTCGACGCGGTGGTGACGGACCTCATCCTCCCCGGTGGCGACGGCATGGAGGTCCTCCGGCACGTGCGGGAGCGGCATCCGGGCGTGGAGGTGGTCGTCATCACCGGCCTGGACAAGGTGGACCCCGCGGTGCGCGCCATCAAGAGCGGCGCGGCGGAGTACCTCGTCAAACCCGTCGCGCCCGAGGCCCTCCAGCACGCGGTGCGCCGCGCGCTCACCACGCGCGAGCTGATGCAGGAGAACGCCTCGCTGCGCCGGCACGTCGCGCTGCTCGAGGCCGGACAGCGTCTGGCCACCACGCTGGACCGCGAGAAGCTGGCCGTGGCCACCACCAGCGCGCTGGAGACCATGGCGCACGCCAACGGCATCGTCCTGCTGGAGCGCGACGCGAACCTGGGCCTGCGCGCGCAGGGCACGCGGGGGCTGCCCGAGGGCACCGAGGAGGCGCTGGTGGCGTGGCTGCGCGAGCAGCTCTTGCACGGCAAGGCGCCTGGCGACGCGGAGATGCTGGATGTCCCCTTCCAGCGCGTGAGCTCCTTCCCGGCCATCGAGTCGAACACGGTGCTGGGCCACGCGGTGCTCTTCTATTCGGACGCGCGCGCCACGGACGGCGGCGCCGAGGCCGCCGGCTACCTGGTGCGCAACTGGGCGCTGGCCCTGCGCAACCTGGACCGCTTCGCGGCGGTGGAGGACCTGGCGTACGTCGATGACCTGACGCGCCTGTTCAACACGCGCTACCTGCACCTGGTGCTGGACCGCGAGGTCCAGGCGTCCATCCAGACGCAGCGTCCCTTCAGCCTCCTGTTCCTGGACCTGGACCACTTCAAGTCCATCAACGACAACCACGGCCACCTGGTCGGCTCCAAGCTCCTGGTGGAGACCGCGCGCGTGGTGAAGGGCTGCGTGAGAGACCACGACGTGGTGGCGCGCTACGGCGGCGACGAGTACGTGGTGCTCTTGCGCAACACCGACTCGGGCGGCGCGCTCAAGGTGGCCGAGCGCATCCGGCGCACCATGGAGACGCACCAGTTCCTCGCGCGCGAGGGGCTGTCGCTCAAGCTGTCCACGTGTATCGGCGTGGCGAGCTTCCCGGAGCACGCACGGGACAAGGCCACGCTGCTGGATTTGTCGGACCGGGCGATGTACCGCGGCAAGCGCGGCACCCGGAACGTGGTCTACATGGCGGCGCAGGACCTGGAGGCCCCCCCGGCCGAGCGGCGCCAGGGGAGCAGCGGCACCTGA
- a CDS encoding demethoxyubiquinone hydroxylase family protein yields the protein MPQTDPFHSLVPRKMTDSELARSIRLNIEAELDAINLYAAHIDATDNEEAKAVLRHVMDEEREHAALFWQLIARLDPEQAQHAQEAVEKFKLIISGAPHESVEAVGKEGKGGAEAPEPSIVKRLTVGNMRP from the coding sequence ATGCCGCAGACCGACCCGTTCCATTCGCTCGTGCCCCGGAAGATGACCGACTCCGAGCTGGCACGCTCCATCCGGCTCAACATCGAGGCGGAGCTGGACGCCATCAACCTCTACGCCGCCCACATCGACGCCACCGACAACGAGGAGGCCAAGGCCGTCCTCCGTCACGTCATGGACGAGGAGCGCGAGCACGCCGCCCTCTTCTGGCAGCTCATCGCCCGCTTGGACCCGGAGCAGGCCCAGCACGCCCAGGAGGCCGTGGAGAAGTTCAAGCTCATCATCTCCGGTGCCCCGCATGAGTCCGTGGAGGCGGTGGGCAAGGAAGGCAAGGGCGGCGCCGAGGCTCCCGAGCCCAGCATCGTCAAGCGCCTCACCGTGGGGAACATGCGCCCCTGA